The following is a genomic window from uncultured Draconibacterium sp..
GGGCTTATTGCAAAAAACAATAAGCCTCTTCGAATCAGATTATTCCTTATTTATTTTATTGGAAAATAGACGTTTTCCAATTTCTGAACTTTCCCTTCTTCCAGTAAAGCCTTGGCAATAAATCCCAGTTTCATTCGGGTTTCGCCCAGAGGTTTTTCCATTTCCGAAATCTTTACGCCTTTCGGATGTTTGTTAATATAATCCAATACCTTTTCTTTCAATGTCATTGATACTTCAGGTTTGGATTTCTCTGTTGGTTTAACCTCTTCTTTGGGTTTAGCTTCCTTTTGAGGTTTAACTTCTTCTTTGGGCTTAACTTCCTTTTGGGGTTTAACCTCTTCTTTGGGCTTAGCTTCCTTTTGGAGTTTTACCTCTTCTTTAGGTTCGACTTCAACCGGAGCTTCTACAACGGGTTCTTTTACGGTTTTTGCTTTTTCTTCTTTCTCTTCAACAACATCAGGCTGTTCTACCATCCCCGTTTTTCTGATTTCGGCCATAGTGGCTTGCATCTTATTCCACTCGTCAACTGCTTTTTTTCGCTCGTTTGCATAATTGCCGAGTGTGTCCGAGGTTGTTTTCCGTACTTCTTTAACTTCTTTTTGAATTCCTTTAATGTCAGAATGAATTTGTTTCATAATTCCATTATAATCGCGAAGTCTTTCTGTTTCTCCATTAGCCAGGTCTTTCTGCAGTTTTTCTGCTGTCTCCTGGTTTTCTTTGCTGATTTCAGCTAATTTGGCCTGAAACCCACTGAGCATTGTTTGGGTATATGCTACCCGTTCGGTTAAATTCCGACCTAGTTCAGCTTTTAATTCATCCGACATTTCAAGATGCTCTTTATCGAATGTTGCCAGCATTTCGTTAGTATTTTCGAAAATTGAAGCAACCTCTTCGTTGATGTGTTTAATCTCTTCGTTGATGTGTTTAATATCACCGTTAATATCTTTCATCAGGGATTCAAATTCAGACATACGAGCTTTTTCTCCCTCTTTTCTTTCAGTTCTGTTTTGTGCAAAAATTTGATCCAACTCATTAGCCATTTGCACACGCCCTTCTGTAAAATCCTTGATCATATTGGCGGTAGAAGTCTGAATATCTGCCACTTCCTGCTGAAGACTTGAAATGGTGCCGTGAATACCATCCATTAAATTATTGTAGTTACTCAAACGTTCTTTTTCTCCCTGGCTAAGGCCTTCCCGAAGTGCTTTGGCGTTATTATTTAATGATGCAGCCATTTCCTGATGGTCTTTGTGAAAGCCATCAAGGGTTTTCTGTACATCTTTAACAAGCTCTTCATTTTCTTTGATCCGTTGCTTAAATGCAGCAAGTATTTCATCGCTGAGGTTTTTCATTTTTGATGATAGTGCCATTGTGGTTTCTCCTATTTTTTTGAATAATTGATTTTTCTAATTGAGATATTTGGTGAGTTGTTCTTTGATTTTTTTTATATCGTTGACCTGAATCTGACTGCCCTTATTTAGTAGGTTGTTTAGGCTCTCGATCATGCGATTATGTAATATCTGGAAATCATGAAACGATTTCATGACCGTTTTTTTTCTTGTTTCCTGCAATTCAGAAATACGTGAAAGCTGAATTTTTATCTGGTTAATTTTTTCCGCAACATCAGAGGCTGTAATATCATTAATGATCAACAGACTTGATTTTAGCGAATTGGCGGTTTCTTTCTGGGCCTCAATAAAATTTATAAATTGTGTCTCTGCTTCCTTCTCTTTTTCATCCAAAGCAGAAAGGATGCCGGACATCATGGTATTGTAATCTTTCTTGCGAAGTGAACCATTTTTAGCAAGAGTCTCGCAAAGCCGGGAATTTAAAAGATCCCGTTCTTTTCTGAGGTTATTTAAGGAACTCTGAACGTTATCGAACAGGAAATGGCTTGATTCGGTAATACTTTCGGAAGATTGAAAAGCAGTCTGAATTTTTTGAATTCTGGATTCGTATGAACTGATGATGTTGTCGAAAAATCCCTCGATGTTCAATTCAGCCTGAGTATTCATTGTCATAGCTCTGAGTCAATTTTGTTTTCGTAGAAGATGAAAAATAATTCTTGGTAACTCATGCTTCCTTGAACTGAATCCGGAAGGATGGTTAGCAAGAATAACAGTTAAACTGTTTTGCTTATGCTGCTTTAGCTGTTAAGCCAATAGCTTCAGCATATTTCAGGTAAGTTTCAACTGAAGCAACTACTACTCTTGCTTCGATAGCAAGCAATTCGATACCTACTAATGATACTCTTACCCATGCGTCAACTACTACTCCTTTGTCAAGGATACGATCAATTACTTCTACTAAACTTGAAGATCCAATGGTTTTTTCTACTGCCATGATTTTATTCTCCTATTATTTAATTAATAAATACCGTCTTGGTCAGAGGGACGGCTTTGCCTCTTTTTTGCTGTGCCAAACAGTCGGTATCAGAGACCCGGGATTTGAGTACCTCTGTTTAGCATTTGCTGACTGTATTAAGCCAAAAGCTGTGCCGAATAATGATTGATGAATTTGAAAAAGTTTTTAGTGTACATTA
Proteins encoded in this region:
- the gvpA gene encoding gas vesicle structural protein GvpA — protein: MAVEKTIGSSSLVEVIDRILDKGVVVDAWVRVSLVGIELLAIEARVVVASVETYLKYAEAIGLTAKAA